The genome window ACAATCCGTTCATGGCTGGTGCCTTCCATGGTGTTTCTGAGGCCGATGCGGTAGTGAGTGTCGGTGTCAGCGGTCCTGGCGTTGTAAAATATGCATTGGAGAAGGTAAAGGGCGAAAGCTTCGAGGTTCTTTGCGAAACCATCAAGCGCACCGCTTTCAAGATTACCCGTGTAGGTCAGTTGGTAGCCAAGGAGGCTTCACGCCGTCTGAACGTACCTTTCGGCATCATCGACCTTTCATTGGCTCCTACCCCAGCTATCGGTGATAGTGTAGCCGATATTCTCGAGCTCATCGGTCTTGAGCATGCCGGTGCTCCTGGTACCACAGCAGCTCTTGCACTCCTGAACGACCAAGTTAAGAAGGGCGGTATCATGGCTTCTTCTTATGTAGGTGGTTTGAGCGGTGCCTTCATCCCTGTCAGCGAAGACCAGGGCATGATCAACGCTGTAGAGGCTGGTGCGCTGACCATCGAGAAGCTTGAGGCGATGACTTGTGTCTGCTCAGTAGGTTTGGATATGATTGCCATCCCTGGCGATACTCCAGCCACCACAATTTCCGGTGTCATTGCCGACGAGGCTGCCATCGGTATGGTTAACCAGAAGACTACTGCCGTACGTATCATCCCAGTTGTGGGCATGAAGGTAGGCGACAATGTAGATTTTGGCGGTTTGCTCGGTCATGCTCCAATCATGCCTGTAAACCCATTCAGTTGCGAGGCATTCGTAAACCGTGCCGGTCGTATTCCGGCTCCAATCCACAGTTTCAAGAATTAAACTGTTTTGATTCAAAATACCAATCCCCCATCCTGCTTTCTCAAGCGGGCTGGGGGATTTTTTCATTGTATAATCACTTATCTATCTTCTAAAGCGGTTCATCACGACAAAACATAGGTGGATAGATACTCAGAAACATCAACTACAGATATTTAAATCCAATCTTTAAATAAGACGGAAGCTCCCCCAAAAGTCAAAAGAATCGGGAAAAAGAAAAATAAAGGGTGAGACTTCTCCCACCCTTTATCTGATATTATAAAAAAAGTTTGTCTAAAGTAAATTACAAACGTTTAAAGTTTTTTCAGCTCTTCTTTCCATGCAGAATAAGCCTCGAGATAAGCAGAACGGTTAGCCTCATCAGGATCTATGACTGCAAGTTTCTTCAATGAAGCAAAAGCCTCATTATGATCCTTATAGATACCGGCACCAATACCAGCACCCTTAGCAGCACCTGCACTACCATCTGTCTCATAAAGTTCGATAGTAGCACCACTCACACCCGCCAAGGTATCTCGGAACAACGGACTGAGGAACATATTAGCCTTACCTGCATGAATATTCTTGATATCCATACCCATCTGCTGCATGATTTCCATTCCATAGCAGAAACTGAAGACGATACCCTCTTGTGCTGCACGAACAATATGAGCACGATTATGCTTATTAAAGCTGATGCCACGAATAGAACAACCAACTTCCTTATTCTCTAATACACGCTCAGCTCCATTACCAAATGGGATAATCTTAACACCATCACTACCTATTGGCACAGAAGCTGCAAGATCATTCATATCCGCATAGCTTACATCTGGAGTGATATTTCGATGAACCCACGCATTCAAGATACCAGTTCCATTGATACACAACAATACACCAAGACGGTCAAGGTCTGTAGTATAATTAGCATGAGCAAAAGTATTGACACGGCTCTTTGGATCATAGTTAACATCACCCAATACACCATATACAACTCCTGATGTACCTGCAGTACTTGCAATTTCACCCGGATTGAACACATTCAGACTCACAGCATTATTTGGCTGGTCACCCGCACGATAAGATATTGGTGTACCTTCTTTCAGACCAAGTTCTTCAGCTGCCGCTTTACTTACTACACTCTGTACAGAGAAAGTAGGAACAATATCAGCCAGAATGCTTTCATCGAAGCCAAAGTAATCAAGCAGGAATTTAGCAGGCTTTTTCTGGTTGAAGTCCCACATCATACCTTCAGAAAGACCACTGATAGTAGTCTTAACTTCACCTGAAAGTTTCATTGCCAGATAATCACCAGGAAGCATAATCTTATCAATCTTATCAAACAGTTCCGGTTCATTATCCTTTACCCAAGCAAGTTTAGAAGCAGTAAAGTTTCCAGGAGAATTGAGCAGATTACGCAAGCAGAAATTCTCACCTAAATCATGAAAAGCCTTCTCGCCATAAGGTACGGCACGAGAGTCGCACCAGATGATACTAGGACGCAAAACTTGCTGATTCTTATCAACACAAACCAAGCCATGCATCTGGTACGAGATACCAATAGCAAGGATATCTTCACCCTTGGCACCAGATTCTGCCATGATTTTCTTGAGCGCCAACTTAGCATTATTCCACCACATCTGAGGATCCTGCTCTGCCCAACCGGTCTTTACAGCCATAATGGGTGCTTCATGATCCGGATAGAATGCAGAAGCTACGATTTCTCCATTGTCAACATCAGTAAGCGAAGCCTTTACAGAACTTGAGCCTACGTCAAAACCTAATAAATATCTACTAGCCATAGTTTATTCGTTTATATGTTTATTGTTTAACTTTTATCAGTTATTATAAAGTCTACATATATTATACGAACATACTACAACATTCCCCTCATAAAAAAAATAATTTAGAACATATTCTCATCAAAAAGACTTTGAGGAGCACTATCGTCAGCCTTGTCCTCCCCTTCATTACTATTTTCTAATACAGAAGAAGAAAAATTAAGCATCAGTTGCTGTACGGCCTTTGAATCAAAATTAACATGATATACACCATACCCCTTACCTTTTTCTATAAGCGATTGTGGGTCTTTAGCGCATCTGGTGAGATATTGTGTAACATAGCTATGAACATCCTTGTAATTCAGAGGTGTAAAAATCGAATTACAGGAATTATATACATGACGAGCTATTTTTTCTACTTTCAACCCTTTTGCACCCGCAGCCAAAAGAACATTGAATATCTCCTGATCAAGTTTCATATAATAATCATAACATTCGTCCTCTTTCAAGAGAGAAGACAGAAAAAGAAAAAACCGCGGTTACTCACTTACAAGCAACCGCGGCTCTTTGAAAAATAAACCTTATTTAAGCGAGAGCAACCTTGTTGTCCTCATCCTTAATCTTACCCTCTTTAAAGAGCCAACCGATACCAAGGATTACATCCTCTGTACTGATCTTAGCAGCCTTAGCAATTTCTGCTACTGTGAGAGCCTTTTCTGAAGCTGCCAATGCCTGATATACATCACCAGCTCTAAAACCTGCGTTCTCTGCGTTCAAGTAAAG of Segatella copri contains these proteins:
- a CDS encoding PFL family protein gives rise to the protein MINISEVIETNKMIEQENFDVRTITMGINLLDCASTDLDELCQNIHNKITRLAKNLVKTGEEISKEFGVPIVNKRISITPISLVGGSACKTTDDYVKIAKTLDQCAKELGVNFLGGYSAIVSKGMSKSDELLIRSIPQAMAQTDFVCSSVNVGSTKTGINMDAVRLMGEIVKDTAEATKDRGSLGCAKLVVLCNAPDDNPFMAGAFHGVSEADAVVSVGVSGPGVVKYALEKVKGESFEVLCETIKRTAFKITRVGQLVAKEASRRLNVPFGIIDLSLAPTPAIGDSVADILELIGLEHAGAPGTTAALALLNDQVKKGGIMASSYVGGLSGAFIPVSEDQGMINAVEAGALTIEKLEAMTCVCSVGLDMIAIPGDTPATTISGVIADEAAIGMVNQKTTAVRIIPVVGMKVGDNVDFGGLLGHAPIMPVNPFSCEAFVNRAGRIPAPIHSFKN
- a CDS encoding xylulokinase, producing MASRYLLGFDVGSSSVKASLTDVDNGEIVASAFYPDHEAPIMAVKTGWAEQDPQMWWNNAKLALKKIMAESGAKGEDILAIGISYQMHGLVCVDKNQQVLRPSIIWCDSRAVPYGEKAFHDLGENFCLRNLLNSPGNFTASKLAWVKDNEPELFDKIDKIMLPGDYLAMKLSGEVKTTISGLSEGMMWDFNQKKPAKFLLDYFGFDESILADIVPTFSVQSVVSKAAAEELGLKEGTPISYRAGDQPNNAVSLNVFNPGEIASTAGTSGVVYGVLGDVNYDPKSRVNTFAHANYTTDLDRLGVLLCINGTGILNAWVHRNITPDVSYADMNDLAASVPIGSDGVKIIPFGNGAERVLENKEVGCSIRGISFNKHNRAHIVRAAQEGIVFSFCYGMEIMQQMGMDIKNIHAGKANMFLSPLFRDTLAGVSGATIELYETDGSAGAAKGAGIGAGIYKDHNEAFASLKKLAVIDPDEANRSAYLEAYSAWKEELKKL
- a CDS encoding winged helix-turn-helix domain-containing protein, with translation MVEKKATTKTAAKKPAAKKAPVAKKAPAAKKDVLYLNAENAGFRAGDVYQALAASEKALTVAEIAKAAKISTEDVILGIGWLFKEGKIKDEDNKVALA